The Candidatus Methylacidiphilales bacterium genome includes the window TCCTCGTAGGCCACGTCGGAATCCAGGATGCGGGCCAAACGTTCCTTGCCCGTGACCGCAACCCAGTCCGCGGTGGCGGATTTCCTGCGCTGGATCACGCTGCCGCTCTCGGTCATGACCACGCGGATCTGCAGGGGTTGCTTCTGGAATTCATAGACCATTTCCCGGCCGCGGGTACGCAGGATGATGGGATGGAGGTTTTTGTCCGTGCGGACCATACCTTCCAGCCGGAAGTCGGAGAGCTTGGAATTGTCCCAGACCATCTGCTGCATGGCTTCGGGGATCGGTACCGGCTGCTTGCCATCGGGCTCCGCCCCCAGGGGCACGACGGCCAGAGCCGAAACCACCAACAAACAGAGCGGTTTCACGGCCAGGAATGTTAGGATTCGGGGCTGCATCGAGGAGCCGGGCTCAACCACCAACGGCCTTGCGTGCCGCATCGGCCAGTGCCGTGCTCAGGTAACGTTCGCCCGTGCTGCAACCAATGGTGACGATGAGCTTGCCCTTGTTCTCCGGACGCCGGGCCACCTCGATGGCGGCATGGACGTTGGCCCCGGTGGAAATCCCCACCATCAGGCCTTCCTCACTGGAAAGGCGGCGGGCCATCTCCAGGGCTTCGTCGTTCGTCACCTGGACAACGTCATCGACGATATCGAGGTGCAGGTTGTCAGGCACGAACCCGGCCCCGGTTCCCTGGATCTTGTGCGGGCCGGGTTTGAGCGGCTCGCCCCGTCGGGTCTGGGTGATGACGGGCGAGTCCTTGGGCTCAACGGCGATGGCCTGGAAATCCTTCTTGCGCCCTTTGATCACTTCGGCCACTCCGGTGATGGTGCCGCCGGTGCCGACGGCGGAGACCAGGATGTCGACACGTCCATCGGTGTCGGCCCAGATTTCCTCGGCGGTGGTGCGGCGGTGGACAGCGGGGTTGGCAGGATTCTTGAACTGCTGGGGAATCCATGAACCGGGGGTTTCTTTCTGCAGGGCCTCGGCGCGGGCGATCGCTCCCTTCATGCCTTCGGCCGCCGGGGTCAGGACCAGTTGGGCCCCGAGGAGGGCGAGGAGGGTGCGGCGCTCCAAACTCATGCTTTCGGGCATGGTCAGGACAAGCTTGTAACCCTTGGCCGCGGCCACGAAGGCCAGGGCAATACCAGTGTTGCCCGAGGTGGGCTCGATGATGGTGGTTCCGGGCGTAAGCACACCGTCTTTTTCCGCCTGCTCGATCATGGCCGCCCCGATGCGGTCCTTGACACTGCCAAGCGGGTTGAAAAATTCGCACTTGAGGGCGATGGTGGCGTCAAGACCCGCAGTCACTCGGTTGAGCTTGACGAGGGGCGTGCGGCCCACGGTGGAAACAACATTGGGATGGATCGGCATAGGGAGGTGCTGGTTTGAGGGGTTGGAGATTTGTTGGAGAATCCAACCACTTAACGCCTCCTGCGTCGGGAGGCAAGCCCGAACGGGTGTCACCCCAGGGTCGAGGCGGACTCCACTCCGGCGGGGGAGCCCAAAGGACGGTGACGGGGCAGGTCGAAGGTGATGGTCGTTCCCTTGCCCACCTCGCTCTCGGCCGCCACGCAGCCCCCGTGGAGCTGGACGATGTGCTTCACAATGGCCAGGCCCAATCCGGTTCCTCCCATCTCCCGGGAGCGGGCGCGGTCGACCCGGTAGAATCGTTGGAAGATGTTGCCGATTTTATCCGATGGGATCCCCACCCCGGCATCGCGGACGAAAAAGCGTGCGGTCTCGCCACCGGTCACGGGCAGGGTGCCGAAAACGACGGTCTTGCCGGGGTCGGAATACTTGAGGGCATTGTCCAAAAGGTTGTAGATGACCTGTTCCAAGCGGAGCGGATCGAGTTCGACCAAAGGAGGGTCAATCGGGGTCGCCAACTCCAAGCGGCAGTTCTTTTGTTCAAAGGTTTTCCGCCAGTCATCGCGGATGCGTTCGAGAAAGGGACGCACCTGCACGGTGACGCACTCCAGGCGGATACGTCCGGATTCCAAACGCGCCAGGGTCAGGAGGTCGTCGACCAGGGCGTTCAGACGGTCGGAGTGCCGCTTCAACACTTGGAGCACACGTGTGACTTCGTCGTGGGGCGTGGTCGGATTGTGGAGGAGGGTTTCAAGATAGCCGTGGAAAATGGCCAGCGGGGTGCGCAGTTCGTGGGACACGTTGGCCACAAACTCACGCCTCAAGTCCTCCAGTTGCTTGATGCGGGTGATGTCGTGGAAAACCAGCACCAACCCGCGGATCTCGTCATCCTCGCCCCGCAGGGCGGAGGCGTTGAGCTGGAAGACCGAGCGGCTGGTGTCGACGCCGATCATTTCCTGGATGATGATTTCACCGGTGGTTTCTCCCTTGCCCTGGAAAGCCCGGTCCATGATGGTGTGGACATCGGCATGCAGGATGACGTCGAAGGCCCGGCGTCCCACCGGCTCGCCATGGACCCGGAACATACGGGTGAAGGCCTGGTTGGCCAGGCGGATCACGCGGTCGCGGTCGGTGATGATGACCCCTTCCGCCATGCTGGACAGAATGGTCTTGAGGCCGAACCCCTCCTGGCGGGCGGAGGCGCGGAGGCTTTCCAAACGGTGGTCGATTTCCTCCAGACCGGTGATGATCTCCGGCAGCCCGAAGACCCCGCTGCGCACATAGCCACCGCGCGATTTTTCCTCGACCAAGCCCTGAACCAACTGGGCCACCCGGCGGATGGGAAGGTAAATCTTGAAGTAAAGCAGACCGGCAACCACGACGGCAGCGGCCGCCAAAGCCAGGTCAAAGGAACTGATATTCATGTATCCGCCCGGGAACCGCCGCTCTGCCCCTGCCCTCTTGTCAGGAGGCCATAGAGCCCGGCATCAGGCGGATCGGAATCCAACGGGTTTCCCCCGAAAGGCGCAACTGCTTTTTTGCGGCTCACGCCGGAATGCTCTCACTCATGCGGTAGCCCACCCCGCGTACCGTCTCCACATAATCCGCCAAGGGTCCCAGCTTCTCCCGCAGGCGCCGGATGTGGGTATCCACCGTCCG containing:
- the cysK gene encoding cysteine synthase A, coding for MPIHPNVVSTVGRTPLVKLNRVTAGLDATIALKCEFFNPLGSVKDRIGAAMIEQAEKDGVLTPGTTIIEPTSGNTGIALAFVAAAKGYKLVLTMPESMSLERRTLLALLGAQLVLTPAAEGMKGAIARAEALQKETPGSWIPQQFKNPANPAVHRRTTAEEIWADTDGRVDILVSAVGTGGTITGVAEVIKGRKKDFQAIAVEPKDSPVITQTRRGEPLKPGPHKIQGTGAGFVPDNLHLDIVDDVVQVTNDEALEMARRLSSEEGLMVGISTGANVHAAIEVARRPENKGKLIVTIGCSTGERYLSTALADAARKAVGG
- a CDS encoding ATP-binding protein, which translates into the protein MNISSFDLALAAAAVVVAGLLYFKIYLPIRRVAQLVQGLVEEKSRGGYVRSGVFGLPEIITGLEEIDHRLESLRASARQEGFGLKTILSSMAEGVIITDRDRVIRLANQAFTRMFRVHGEPVGRRAFDVILHADVHTIMDRAFQGKGETTGEIIIQEMIGVDTSRSVFQLNASALRGEDDEIRGLVLVFHDITRIKQLEDLRREFVANVSHELRTPLAIFHGYLETLLHNPTTPHDEVTRVLQVLKRHSDRLNALVDDLLTLARLESGRIRLECVTVQVRPFLERIRDDWRKTFEQKNCRLELATPIDPPLVELDPLRLEQVIYNLLDNALKYSDPGKTVVFGTLPVTGGETARFFVRDAGVGIPSDKIGNIFQRFYRVDRARSREMGGTGLGLAIVKHIVQLHGGCVAAESEVGKGTTITFDLPRHRPLGSPAGVESASTLG
- a CDS encoding outer membrane lipoprotein-sorting protein, which codes for MKPLCLLVVSALAVVPLGAEPDGKQPVPIPEAMQQMVWDNSKLSDFRLEGMVRTDKNLHPIILRTRGREMVYEFQKQPLQIRVVMTESGSVIQRRKSATADWVAVTGKERLARILDSDVAYEDLGLDFLRWRQIRPLGADSIKTLAAWSYEAVPAVMSNYAKARYWISSEYLAVLRVDAYNPEGSVIKRVEVNGVMKVGAVYTIKEMQISNMIPGRDLSASRTYIEIRKAEPGSGL